Proteins encoded together in one Salvelinus fontinalis isolate EN_2023a chromosome 6, ASM2944872v1, whole genome shotgun sequence window:
- the LOC129856675 gene encoding IgGFc-binding protein-like → MPTQTGTLHAPPWCPLHHLRLHEGGYEVASDQTSAQWFRVVVDVCSNGAYTNVTTVYVFFKYVTVNSQHNTWVNGQNVSLPSTPAKQLSVNIANRTVVIERDSGVRVTYSISQELFVTVDNHLAGKVCGACDNYHGIVKDDMTTANGKSYTDATVIVGYWWVGDFSSW, encoded by the exons ATGCCAACTCAAACAGGGACACTGCATGCTCCACCCTGGTGCCCACTTCACCACCTTCGATTGCATGAAGGTGGTTATGAGGTAGCCTCTGACCAGACCTCTGCCCAGTGGTTCAGGGTGGTGGTGGATGTCTGCAGTAACGGAGCCTATACCAATGTGACTACAGTCTACGTCTTCTTCAAGTATGTCACTGTCAACAGCCAGCACAACACCTGG GTGAATGGTCAGAATGTGTCCCTTCCCAGCACTCCAGCCAAACAGCTGTCTGTCAACATCGCCAACAGGACAGTGGTCATCGAGAGGGATTCTGGTGTGCGTGTCACTTACTCCATCTCCCAGGAGCTATTCGTTACTGTCGACAACCACCTGGCTGGCAAGGTGTGCGGCGCCTGCGACAACTACCATGGTATTGTCAAGGATGACATGACAACAGCCAACGGGAAATCCTACACAGATGCGACTGTGATTGTTGGCTACTGGTGGGTTGGGGACTTCTCTAGCTGGTGA
- the LOC129857297 gene encoding FXYD domain-containing ion transport regulator 6-like isoform X1 produces the protein MDLSLLVAFCACVPPALGSGFGREMPALTMDEKDYDAAFHYDYESLRIGGLIFAVVLFVMGIVLIVSRKCPCKSSPKSRPAGVPEAEAGAVTSPK, from the exons ATGGATCTCTCTCTGTTGGTGGCTTTCTGCGCCTGTGTTCCTCCTGCTTTGG GGTCAGGATTTGGCAGGGAGATGCCAG CATTGACGATGGATGAAAAAG ACTATGATGCTGCGTTTCACTATG ACTATGAATCTCTGAGGATCGGTGGACTGATCTTCGCTGTGGTACTGTTTGTCATGGGCATTGTCCTCATCGTCA gccgGAAATGCCCATGCAAATCAAGTCCGAAGTCACG GCCTGCTGGAGTACCTGAGGCAGAGGCAGGGGCTGTGACAA GTCCCAAGTGA
- the LOC129857297 gene encoding sodium/potassium-transporting ATPase subunit gamma-like isoform X2 yields MDLSLLVAFCACVPPALALTMDEKDYDAAFHYDYESLRIGGLIFAVVLFVMGIVLIVSRKCPCKSSPKSRPAGVPEAEAGAVTSPK; encoded by the exons ATGGATCTCTCTCTGTTGGTGGCTTTCTGCGCCTGTGTTCCTCCTGCTTTGG CATTGACGATGGATGAAAAAG ACTATGATGCTGCGTTTCACTATG ACTATGAATCTCTGAGGATCGGTGGACTGATCTTCGCTGTGGTACTGTTTGTCATGGGCATTGTCCTCATCGTCA gccgGAAATGCCCATGCAAATCAAGTCCGAAGTCACG GCCTGCTGGAGTACCTGAGGCAGAGGCAGGGGCTGTGACAA GTCCCAAGTGA